A single genomic interval of Zunongwangia sp. HGR-M22 harbors:
- a CDS encoding sterol desaturase family protein yields the protein MTTILWIAIFLATFIGMEFMAWFTHKYIMHGFLWSLHKDHHQKDHSRWWERNDLFFVFYAAVSIGCFLLWRYEDVWYTLPIGLGILAYGIAYFSVHDIFIHQRFKIFRNANSTYAKGIRRAHKIHHKHIGKEDGENFGMLFVPFKYFKKSR from the coding sequence ATGACTACAATTCTTTGGATCGCGATATTTCTGGCTACTTTTATTGGTATGGAGTTTATGGCATGGTTTACGCATAAATACATAATGCATGGTTTTTTATGGAGCCTGCATAAAGACCATCACCAAAAAGACCACAGCAGATGGTGGGAGCGTAACGATTTATTTTTTGTTTTTTATGCAGCTGTAAGCATTGGTTGTTTTCTACTATGGCGTTACGAAGATGTATGGTACACCTTGCCTATTGGCCTTGGCATTTTAGCATACGGAATCGCCTATTTTAGCGTTCATGATATTTTTATACACCAACGTTTTAAAATTTTTAGAAATGCCAACAGCACCTATGCTAAAGGAATAAGAAGAGCACATAAAATACACCACAAACACATTGGTAAAGAGGACGGCGAAAACTTTGGGATGCTGTTTGTTCCTTTTAAATATTTTAAAAAATCCAGATAA
- a CDS encoding phytoene/squalene synthase family protein yields MKSIFDVVSRTCSKEVTNAYSTSFSSATKMLAPSIRQDIYNIYGFVRFADEIVDSFHGYDKEVLFNDFEEDLYKALTQKISLNPILNAFQETVHKYDIDEKLYIAFMKSMRLDLYKSDYLTVDEYKEYIYGSADVVGLMCLKVFVKGDQKKYNELKESAMSLGSAFQKVNFLRDLKADFEDLNRSYFPNTNLEELDEESKKRIIDEIDEDFRKGLNGIIHLPVEAKFGVYTAYIYYKKLLYKLKQTPSLEIKKKRIRVSDYQKAGLLAKSYISCRLNLI; encoded by the coding sequence ATGAAATCTATTTTTGACGTTGTCTCGCGAACGTGCAGTAAAGAAGTTACCAACGCCTACAGTACTTCTTTTTCTTCTGCAACAAAAATGCTAGCTCCAAGTATACGACAAGATATTTACAATATTTACGGCTTTGTACGATTTGCAGACGAAATTGTGGACAGTTTTCATGGCTACGATAAAGAAGTACTTTTCAACGATTTTGAAGAAGATTTATATAAAGCTTTAACGCAAAAGATAAGTTTAAATCCAATTCTTAATGCTTTTCAAGAAACGGTACATAAATATGATATAGACGAAAAACTTTATATCGCTTTTATGAAGTCTATGCGGTTAGATCTTTACAAATCAGATTATTTAACTGTAGACGAGTATAAAGAATATATTTACGGCAGTGCAGATGTAGTAGGGCTAATGTGTTTAAAAGTATTTGTAAAAGGCGACCAAAAAAAGTATAATGAACTTAAAGAATCAGCGATGAGTTTAGGTTCAGCTTTTCAGAAGGTAAATTTTCTGAGAGATTTAAAAGCCGATTTTGAAGATTTAAATAGAAGTTATTTTCCGAACACTAATCTCGAAGAGTTAGATGAAGAAAGTAAAAAGAGGATTATCGATGAAATTGACGAAGATTTTAGAAAAGGATTAAACGGAATTATTCACCTTCCCGTTGAAGCAAAATTCGGCGTATACACAGCATATATTTATTACAAAAAATTACTTTACAAACTCAAACAAACACCCTCTTTAGAGATTAAGAAAAAGCGAATTAGAGTATCAGATTATCAAAAAGCAGGACTGTTGGCAAAATCTTATATTTCTTGCCGTCTTAATCTTATATAA